The following nucleotide sequence is from Juglans microcarpa x Juglans regia isolate MS1-56 chromosome 6D, Jm3101_v1.0, whole genome shotgun sequence.
AGGGAATAGGAATTGGCTATGGTTCTGGTGGTCAGGGGTTTGGAGTTGGCTATGGCTCTGGTGGTGGCAGCGGTTTTGGTGGCCAGGGAATAGGAATTGGCTATGGTTCTAGTGGTCAAGGGTTTGGAGTTGGCTATGGCTCTGGAGGTGGCAGCGGTTTTGGTGGTCAAGGAATAGAAACTGGTTATGGCTTTGGTGGTCAGGGGTTTTGGAACTGGCATTGGCTTTGGTAGCAGTAGCGGTAGTGGTTTTGGTGGTCAAGGAGTAGGAACTGCCTATGGCTATggcaatggtggtggtggtgatcgGGGGGGAGGAGTTGGTGTTGGCTTTGGTAGTGGTTTTGGTGGTCAAGGAGTAGGAAGTGGCTATGGTTATGGTGGACAAGGGATAGGAGCTGGTTGGGGGACCGGCATTGGGTCTGGAGGAGGTAGTCAATTTGGATCAGAATTTGGTGCTGGAGGGGGTTATGGCGCAGGAGGTGGAGCTAGTTTTGGTTCAAGTATTGGGGTTGGATTCGGGCATAAACTTAATAGTAACATGAAAAATCAAGGTTTTGGAGCTTGTCCTCCTAACTGGGGTACTCCACCTGATTGCGGTAGCTTTCAACCTCCTGCATCTAGATGCGGTGGCTGTCAAACCCCTATTTTTGGACCATGTTGTCAACCTTCTCCATGTCAATGCAACAATCCTCCGGGTATAGGGATGCCGCAAGGGCATGGAAGTTATGCTGCACAAGAAGCCCATGAGCCTGAAAAGAGCAAGGAAGATGCTGAACCTATCCCACCAAACTCGTCACCTGAGCAAGACAATGAAGCCCACCACTAGTCCGCAACTAACGGGCCTAAACAAGAATTTCAGGACCAGGACAAATCTCAACTTGTAATTCAGATAATACTTTGGAATAAAAGCTTCCTACTCGCTTCCTGAAAAGACATTTGTATGATCCAATGATATGGTATACGTATCATTATATTCCAAAATCCAAAAGGTTTTGAAGTGGCAGGATCTACCAACCTTCCCTGACCCCAGAGTTTGCGGTTCCCACGATCCGTTTTACATGAGTATAAAACAATATTGAAAAAGCGTTCAAATCAAGGTGGTCATGGCTGAGGTTTCTCGGGTCACCACTAGCGATGATAGAGGGAACAATATTAGTAATTGTTCAGATGGCTCAAGGAGATCTAGAATTTCTTCTGTTTGGATCTAACAGGAATAATCGGCTAagaattttaacaattttatgcAGCGTTAGTCACATTTTCTTTCTAGGTTTGTGTTTTAACTGCCTTTATTTTGCTCCACTACGCGAGGGATGCTTAATGATAAAAAGCAGAGAAACTAGAACCAGACATCATCACAATTAGTAAGTGTACATTCTTTAAGTTCCACGAATCAGTTACATCAAAAGCTCGTGTATTGATATCTACTTAATCATGTCACAACTTGTATTCTCTAGTATTCTATGAACTTCTACCATTCATCT
It contains:
- the LOC121234006 gene encoding keratin-associated protein 6-2-like encodes the protein MALVVRGFGTGIGFGSSSGSGFGGQGVGTAYGYGNGGGGDRGGGVGVGFGSGFGGQGVGSGYGYGGQGIGAGWGTGIGSGGGSQFGSEFGAGGGYGAGGGASFGSSIGVGFGHKLNSNMKNQGFGACPPNWGTPPDCGSFQPPASRCGGCQTPIFGPCCQPSPCQCNNPPGIGMPQGHGSYAAQEAHEPEKSKEDAEPIPPNSSPEQDNEAHH